From the genome of Chrysiogenia bacterium:
CCGGGCAGATTGCCTTGAGCCCCGACAACGGCGAACTCGTCGGCAGCGACGCGGCCGAGCAGACAAAGCAGGTCATGGAGAACCTGCGCGGCGTTGTCGAAGCCGCCGGCGGCGATCTCTCGAAAGTGGTGAAGACCACAATTTATCTTACCGACATGAACGCCTTCCCCCAGGTCAACGATGTCTATGGCGGGTACTT
Proteins encoded in this window:
- a CDS encoding RidA family protein — its product is MDVISTPNAPRAIGPYSQAIRAGDYLFCSGQIALSPDNGELVGSDAAEQTKQVMENLRGVVEAAGGDLSKVVKTTIYLTDMNAFPQVNDVYGGYFSENPPARATVGVASLPKGALVEIEAVVFLG